The Mercenaria mercenaria strain notata chromosome 8, MADL_Memer_1, whole genome shotgun sequence genome has a segment encoding these proteins:
- the LOC123565780 gene encoding uncharacterized protein LOC123565780 produces MGTCLGKHRKKRNTICPSGTEDGLRKHSTRRKAPEDMIQELEDANTEDSKIATAGVSFTVDFRDGDPTRMPSRLADRLDGAVTPPDDDNEVKYTPEERQIGRAFAK; encoded by the exons atgggaACATGTCTAGGAAAGCATAGAAAAAAGCGGAACACTATATGTCCCTCCGGCACAGAAGACGGTTTACGTAAACACTCCACTAGACGTAAGGCACCAGAAGACATGATACAAGAGCTTGAGGATG CAAACACCGAAGATTCTAAAATAGCAACTGCTGGAGTATCATTCACAGTAGACTTCCGTGATGGGGATCCTACCAGGATGCCATCTAGACTAGCAGACAGACTTGACGGTGCTGTCACACCTCCCGATGACGACAACGAG GTAAAATATACACCAGAAGAAAGACAAATTGGCAGAGCTTTTGCGAAATGA